A single genomic interval of Gopherus evgoodei ecotype Sinaloan lineage chromosome 11, rGopEvg1_v1.p, whole genome shotgun sequence harbors:
- the NIFK gene encoding MKI67 FHA domain-interacting nucleolar phosphoprotein isoform X1, whose product MAAAAAEVVGASASLLALDPQLQREFQDKVLRVRSGRRTKHEKLTPGVIYLGHIPRGLFESQIQEYFSQFGTVTRLRLSRSKKTGDSKGYGFVEFESDEVAKIVADTMNNYLFCERLLKCEYMPPEKVHENLFRGSKKTFRKPSHPAVKRYNKKRTPQEKTRMTKRLLKNEKQLRKRLAEKGIDYDFPGFAAQMSQKKKNVSDSNLNISVNSQDPTPVCTPTALERRKLQPAEDDEDEITIRLPPTSVKSTARKTKKTTELQKKIHPKKRK is encoded by the exons atggcggcggcggcggcggaagTGGTTGGGGCCTCGGCCTCGCTCCTCGCCCTGGACCCGCAGCTGCAGCGCGAGTTCCAGGACAAGGTGCTGCGCGTCCGCTCCGGCAGACGGACCAAG CATGAGAAGCTGACTCCTGGTGTAATTTATTTAGGGCATATCCCTAGGGGGCTTTTTGAGTCACAAATCCAGGAGTACTTCAGCCAGTTTGGAACAGTCACCAGACTTCGGCTTTCAAGAagtaaaaag ACTGGAGACAGCAAAGGCTATGGATTTGTAGAGTTCGAATCAGATGAAGTTGCTAAGATTGTTGCCGATACCATGAACAACTACCTGTTCTGTGAAAGACTCCTAAAGT GTGAATATATGCCACCTGAAAAGGTGCATGAAAACCTCTTCAGAGGCAGTAAGAAGACATTTAGGAAGCCATCGCATCCAGCAGTCAAGCGATATAACAAGAAACGAACTCCCCAAGAGAAGACAAGGATGACAAAGAGACTACTAAAAAATGAGAAACAGTTACGAAAGAGGCTGGCTGAGAAGGGAATAGATTATGACTTCCCTGGATTT GCTGCACAGATgtctcagaagaaaaaaaatgtttcagactCAAACCTGAACATATCTGTGAACAGCCAG GACCCCACCCCAGTGTGTACGCCCACAGCGCTTGAGCGTCGGAAATTGCAACCAGCAGAAGATGATGAAGACGAAATAACCATCAGACTGCCTCCAACAAGTGTAAAGAGCACTGCTCGAAAGACCAAGAAGACAACGGAGCTGCAGAAAAAAATTCATCCAAAGAAACGGAAATAA
- the TSN gene encoding translin isoform X2: MSVSEMFITLQGVLTADQDIREEIRKVVQTLEQTAREILTLLQGVHQGAGFQDIPKKCQKAREHFGTVRTQLASLKTKFPADQYYRFHEHWRFVLQRLVFLAAFVVYLETETLVTREAVTEILGIEADRERGFHLDIEDYLSGILTLASELSRLAVNSVTAGDYSRPLRISTFINELDSGFRLLNLKNDSLRKRYDGLKYDVKKIEEVVYDLSIRGLNKEAASDAGGEK, translated from the exons ATGTCGGTCAGTGAGATGTTCATCACCCTGCAGGGGGTCCTCACCGCCGACCAGGACATCCGAGAG GAGATCAGGAaagtggttcagaccctggaacAGACGGCTCGGGAGATCCTAACGCTGCTGCAGGGGGTTCACCAGGGAGCTGGATTTCAGGACA taCCAAAGAAGTGTCAGAAGGCCCGAGAACACTTTGGTACAGTCAGAACACAGctagcatctctgaagaccaagTTTCCAGCTGATCAGTACTACAG ATTTCACGAACACTGGAGGTTTGTGCTACAGCGCTTGGTGTTTCTGGCAGCATTTGTTGTCTACTTGGAGACAGAAACATTAGTGACTCGAGAAGCAGTTACAGAAATACTTGGAA TTGAGGCTGATCGTGAGAGAGGTTTTCACCTGGACATTGAAGACTACCTCTCTGGGATTCTGACTCTTGCCAGTGAGTTA TCTAGGCTGGCAGTGAACAGTGTCACCGCAGGTGACTACTCTCGTCCTCTTCGCATCTCCACCTTCATTAATGAGCTGGATTCTGGCTTCCGTCTCCTCAATCTGAAAAACGACTCCTTGAGGAAGCGCTATGACGGCTTGAAGTACGACGTCAAGAAAATTGAGGAAGTGGTTTATGATTTGTCAATCCGAGGACTCAATAAGGAGGCAGCGAGTGATGCTGGGGGAGAGAAATAG
- the TSN gene encoding translin isoform X1, giving the protein MSVSEMFITLQGVLTADQDIREEIRKVVQTLEQTAREILTLLQGVHQGAGFQDIPKKCQKAREHFGTVRTQLASLKTKFPADQYYRFHEHWRFVLQRLVFLAAFVVYLETETLVTREAVTEILGSMILIHIATLVFTLVEADRERGFHLDIEDYLSGILTLASELSRLAVNSVTAGDYSRPLRISTFINELDSGFRLLNLKNDSLRKRYDGLKYDVKKIEEVVYDLSIRGLNKEAASDAGGEK; this is encoded by the exons ATGTCGGTCAGTGAGATGTTCATCACCCTGCAGGGGGTCCTCACCGCCGACCAGGACATCCGAGAG GAGATCAGGAaagtggttcagaccctggaacAGACGGCTCGGGAGATCCTAACGCTGCTGCAGGGGGTTCACCAGGGAGCTGGATTTCAGGACA taCCAAAGAAGTGTCAGAAGGCCCGAGAACACTTTGGTACAGTCAGAACACAGctagcatctctgaagaccaagTTTCCAGCTGATCAGTACTACAG ATTTCACGAACACTGGAGGTTTGTGCTACAGCGCTTGGTGTTTCTGGCAGCATTTGTTGTCTACTTGGAGACAGAAACATTAGTGACTCGAGAAGCAGTTACAGAAATACTTGGAA GTATGATATTGATTCACATTGCAACTCTGGTTTTCACCTTAGTTGAGGCTGATCGTGAGAGAGGTTTTCACCTGGACATTGAAGACTACCTCTCTGGGATTCTGACTCTTGCCAGTGAGTTA TCTAGGCTGGCAGTGAACAGTGTCACCGCAGGTGACTACTCTCGTCCTCTTCGCATCTCCACCTTCATTAATGAGCTGGATTCTGGCTTCCGTCTCCTCAATCTGAAAAACGACTCCTTGAGGAAGCGCTATGACGGCTTGAAGTACGACGTCAAGAAAATTGAGGAAGTGGTTTATGATTTGTCAATCCGAGGACTCAATAAGGAGGCAGCGAGTGATGCTGGGGGAGAGAAATAG
- the NIFK gene encoding MKI67 FHA domain-interacting nucleolar phosphoprotein isoform X2, with amino-acid sequence MAAAAAEVVGASASLLALDPQLQREFQDKVLRVRSGRRTKHEKLTPGVIYLGHIPRGLFESQIQEYFSQFGTVTRLRLSRSKKTGDSKGYGFVEFESDEVAKIVADTMNNYLFCERLLKCEYMPPEKVHENLFRGSKKTFRKPSHPAVKRYNKKRTPQEKTRMTKRLLKNEKQLRKRLAEKGIDYDFPGFMSQKKKNVSDSNLNISVNSQDPTPVCTPTALERRKLQPAEDDEDEITIRLPPTSVKSTARKTKKTTELQKKIHPKKRK; translated from the exons atggcggcggcggcggcggaagTGGTTGGGGCCTCGGCCTCGCTCCTCGCCCTGGACCCGCAGCTGCAGCGCGAGTTCCAGGACAAGGTGCTGCGCGTCCGCTCCGGCAGACGGACCAAG CATGAGAAGCTGACTCCTGGTGTAATTTATTTAGGGCATATCCCTAGGGGGCTTTTTGAGTCACAAATCCAGGAGTACTTCAGCCAGTTTGGAACAGTCACCAGACTTCGGCTTTCAAGAagtaaaaag ACTGGAGACAGCAAAGGCTATGGATTTGTAGAGTTCGAATCAGATGAAGTTGCTAAGATTGTTGCCGATACCATGAACAACTACCTGTTCTGTGAAAGACTCCTAAAGT GTGAATATATGCCACCTGAAAAGGTGCATGAAAACCTCTTCAGAGGCAGTAAGAAGACATTTAGGAAGCCATCGCATCCAGCAGTCAAGCGATATAACAAGAAACGAACTCCCCAAGAGAAGACAAGGATGACAAAGAGACTACTAAAAAATGAGAAACAGTTACGAAAGAGGCTGGCTGAGAAGGGAATAGATTATGACTTCCCTGGATTT ATgtctcagaagaaaaaaaatgtttcagactCAAACCTGAACATATCTGTGAACAGCCAG GACCCCACCCCAGTGTGTACGCCCACAGCGCTTGAGCGTCGGAAATTGCAACCAGCAGAAGATGATGAAGACGAAATAACCATCAGACTGCCTCCAACAAGTGTAAAGAGCACTGCTCGAAAGACCAAGAAGACAACGGAGCTGCAGAAAAAAATTCATCCAAAGAAACGGAAATAA